A genome region from Neofelis nebulosa isolate mNeoNeb1 chromosome 14, mNeoNeb1.pri, whole genome shotgun sequence includes the following:
- the BHLHE22 gene encoding class E basic helix-loop-helix protein 22, which translates to MERGLHLGAAASGEDDLFLHKSLSASTAKRLEAAFRSTPPGMDLSLAPPPRERPASSSSSPLGCFEPADPEGAGLLLPPPGGGGGGAGGGGGGGGGGGGVGVPGLLVGSAGVGGDPSLSSLPAGAALCLKYGESASRGSVAESSGGEQSPDDDSDGRCELVLRAGGADPRASPGAGGGGAKAAEGCSNAHLHGGASAPSGGPGGGGGGSGGGSSGSGGGSGGSGGSSSSKKSKEQKALRLNINARERRRMHDLNDALDELRAVIPYAHSPSVRKLSKIATLLLAKNYILMQAQALEEMRRLVAYLNQGQAISAASLPSSAAAAAAAAALHPALGAYEQAAGYPFSAGLPPAASCPEKCALFNSVSSSLCKQCTEKP; encoded by the coding sequence ATGGAGCGCGGGCTGCACCTCGGCGCAGCCGCCTCGGGCGAAGACGACCTCTTTCTGCACAAGAGCCTGAGCGCCTCCACCGCAAAGCGCTTGGAGGCGGCTTTCCGCTCCACGCCCCCGGGCATGGACCTGTCCCTGGCGCCGCCGCCCCGGGAGCGCCCGGCGTCGTCCTCCTCCTCGCCCCTGGGCTGCTTCGAGCCGGCTGACCCCgagggggcagggctgctgcTGCCACCGCCtgggggaggcggcggcggcgcgggaggcggcggcggcggcggcggcggcggcggcggggtgGGCGTCCCCGGGCTGCTCGTGGGCTCTGCCGGCGTTGGGGGCGACCCTAGCCTGAGCAGTCTGCCGGCTGGGGCCGCCCTGTGCCTCAAATACGGCGAGAGTGCGAGCCGCGGCTCGGTGGCCGAGAGCAGCGGCGGCGAGCAGAGCCCCGACGACGACAGCGACGGCCGCTGCGAGCTGGTGCTGCGGGCCGGAGGCGCCGACCCGCGGGCCTCCCCGGGCGCGGGAGGCGGCGGCGCCAAGGCGGCCGAGGGCTGCTCCAACGCCCACCTCCACGGCGGCGCCAGCGCCCCCTCGGGgggccccggcggcggcggcggcggcagcggcgggggTAGCAGCGGCagtggcggcggcagcggcggcagcggcggcagcagcagcagcaagaaaTCCAAAGAGCAAAAGGCGCTGCGGCTCAACATCAACGCCCGGGAGCGCCGGCGGATGCACGACCTGAACGACGCGCTGGACGAGCTGCGCGCGGTCATCCCCTACGCGCACAGCCCCTCGGTGCGGAAGCTCTCCAAGATCGCCACGCTGCTGCTCGCCAAGAACTACATCCTCATGCAGGCGCAGGCCCTGGAGGAGATGCGGCGCCTGGTCGCCTACCTCAACCAGGGCCAGGCCATCTCGGCCGCCTCGCTGCCCAgctccgcggcggcggcggcggccgccgcTGCCCTGCACCCGGCGCTCGGCGCCTACGAGCAGGCTGCCGGCTACCCGTTCAGCGCCGGGCTGCCCCCGGCCGCCTCCTGTCCGGAGAAGTGCGCCCTGTTTAACAGCGTCTCCTCCAGCCTCTGCAAACAGTGCACGGAGAAGCCTTAA